In one window of Miscanthus floridulus cultivar M001 chromosome 12, ASM1932011v1, whole genome shotgun sequence DNA:
- the LOC136497436 gene encoding uncharacterized protein: protein MAGRRNRSRRRLRAKLDSEASESSSPQSSKSSSPQSSGSSSHDRAAERKKPLPNRQQQVTEEKSDLRRTTRDARAVRPFLLGLIRGYYIDAISRLPAAELRTTLARGLLVGGHCYGPLHPVHNIILNSVWYAAAFPFRADPIDVDVVTTEGISRLAHRSLDGLVAYLCHQCPDLSHDDALWHLALSLAALHGASASARGAVPFGRTELEAVPFQVAAQAARHPKPSALTRFVTSVLPPLERDVLSLLAGRRRLSSHDILRLSAMLQPLPLPDALAQQPCPRELSIRIGRIIAERRRCCRIGYQMFIGIADAALHKFARQTGARYRLHIIYSQSIVEAGDWCGLDQYVHINFMAWPKGKQTQSQIPVCFFAEAHNPATINCSEEEITSCCMLGCAQPSSSHVDNCYACARIKRKVDHPNGEEHFGGHPHKTDETEDDRDCPTTIDVDYRFFDPDRDIDLVKWYADKINRDEAIDAKLGLKNRSTNDEDVAKEDIEVYCRRYD from the exons ATGGCTGGCCGGCGTAACCGTAGCCGCCGCCGTCTCCGCGCTAAGCTAGATTCGGAGGCATCCGAATCCTCCTCTCCGCAGTCGTCCAAATCCTCATCTCCCCAATCGTCCGGTTCCTCCTCCCACGATCGCGCCGCCGAACGCAAAAAGCCTCTTCCGAATCGGCAGCAGCAGGTCACCGAGGAGAAGTCTGATCTGCGGAGGACGACACGAGATGCTCGGGCCGTGCGTCCGTTTCTTCTGGGTCTCATCCGCGGATACTACATCGACGCCATCTCCCGGCTGCCCGCCGCCGAGCTCCGGACCACCCTAGCGCGCGGCCTCCTTGTCGGTGGGCACTGCTACGGTCCACTCCACCCCGTCCACAACATCATCCTCAATTCCGTCTGGTACGCCGCCGCCTTCCCCTTCCGCGCCGACCCCATCGATGTCGACGTCGTCACCACCGAGGGCATAAGCCGCCTTGCCCACCGCTCTCTCGATGGGTTGGTTGCCTACCTCTGCCACCAATGCCCTGACCTTTCCCACGACGACGCCCTCTGGCACCTCGCCCTCTCCCTTGCCGCCCTCCATGGCGCCTCCGCCTCCGCACGCGGTGCTGTGCCGTTCGGCCGCACGGAATTGGAAGCCGTTCCATTCCAGGTCGCTGCGCAGGCTGCGCGGCACCCAAAACCTTCCGCCCTTACGCGCTTCGTCACCTCGGTGCTGCCACCTCTGGAGCGCGATGTGCTCTCGCTGCTTGCTGGCAGGCGTAGGCTCTCCTCGCATGACATCCTGCGTCTCTCCGCCATGCTGCAGCCTCTCCCGCTGCCAGATGCACTGGCGCAGCAACCGTGTCCTCGAGAGCTGAGCATAAGAATTGGACGAATCATCGCCGAGAGGAGGAGGTGCTGTAGGATCGGGTACCAAATGTTTATTGGCATTGCAGATGCGGCACTGCACAAGTTTGCTCGTCAAACTGGGGCACGATACCGCCTTCATATTATCTATAGCCAAAGCATCGTGGAGGCTGGGGATTGGTGTGGCCTGGACCAATATGTTCACATCAATTTCATGGCCTGGCCAAAGGGTAAACAAACCCAAAGCCAGATTCCAGTTTGCTTCTTTGCTGAAGCTCATAATCCAGCAACCATAAACTGTTCTGAAGAAGAGATCACTTCCTGCTGCATGCTTGGATGCGCACAACCATCGTCAAGTCATGTTG ATAATTGTTATGCTTGTGCGAGGATCAAGAGAAAAGTTGATCATCCAAATGGCGAGGAGCACTTCGGAGGGCATCCGCACAAGACAGATGAAACTGAGGATGACCGTGATTGCCCAACCACCATTGACGTGGACTACAGGTTTTTCGATCCTGACAGAGACATTGACCTTGTGAAGTGGTATGCTGATAAGATAAATCGTGACGAAGCTATTGATGCCAAGCTGGGCTTGAAAAACAGGAGCACAAATGATGAAGATGTAGCCAAGGAAGATATTGAAGTTTATTGCAGGCGATATGACTGA